TCGCGATTCTCTTAAAGCAAGATTAAAAATTGATTATTTATTAGATGCCCAGGCAATAGACAAAGATGACAAACAAGATGTAATTAACGGTTTAAATAAAGCCAGTAAATTTATTCCTGCTCGTTATTTTTATGACAAGAAAGGCTCACAACTATTTGAAGCTATCTGCCAGCTACTAGAATATTATCCTACACGTACCGAAGCTAGTATTCTCGAACAGTATGCTACCGAAATTGTCGCTCAGACTCAGGCAAATGAAATAGTTGAATTAGGTAGCGGTAGCTCAACCAAAACGCGTTATTTATTAGATGTTTATCAAGATTTTAATACTCCACTATATTATGTGCCAGTTGATGTTAGCGGCAGCATTTTGCAAGAGAGTGCGGATAGTTTATTAGCAGATTATCCCCACCTAAAAATACAGGGAAAAGTTGCCACCTATAGCCAAGCATTACAACAATTATCAACCAGCTTTTCGGACAGAAGAATAATTATATTTTTAGGCAGCAGTATTGGTAACTTTAATTCTCTAGAATGCGCTCGCTTTATTTCTCAAGTAACTTCAGCTTTAAACCCTGGGGACTATTTCTTACTTGGCATTGATTTACAAAAACCTGTTGAAATATTAACAGCAGCCTACAATGATTCTCAAGGAGTTACCGCGGCATTTAACCTCAATATGTTGCAGCACCTTAACAACCGCTTTAAGGGAAACTTTAATCTAGATCTATTTAAACATCAGGCAATTTATAATCAAACTGAACATCAAATAGAGATGTACTTAATTAGCCAAGAAAATCAATCGGTTACATTAGAAAGCCTCGATCTAACTATTGAATTAAAGCAAGGAGAAAGAATACTAACCGAAATTTCTCGTAAGTTTAACTTAGAGAAAATGGGAAGTTACTTGGGCAATCTCAATTTAAACTTGATTCATGCTTATACCGATCCCCAACAATGGTTTGGCTTGTTGTTATGTAAAGCTTAGTTTAAAAGATTAGCGTCCCCGTGCATGGTATATCCGAAGGTGTATCCGCACAGAGACACCTTCGGATTAGCTTCGCGACACGAAGTTAGTCATGCACGGGCATATCGCACAAATGAACGCACCCTATAGCAGATGACTTATCTATTGACCAACTTGCGATCGCATTCGGAAATTTTAAACATAGCAAAAATTTTGAATAACCGATAACTGTCTGAAGTTAGTCCTAGGCAATTAAAATTGTTTTAGCGATCGCAGCATCATATATTAGTTTTAAGAGTTATCGATAAGTAAATAATGAAAACTATTAGAGCCAGAGTTTCAGGTAAAGTTCAAGGCGTAGGATTCAGAATGTATACTCAGCAAAAAGCTCAACAATTGGCTGTTAGAGGATACGTGCGAAATTTAGCTAATGGAGATGTGG
This sequence is a window from Coleofasciculaceae cyanobacterium. Protein-coding genes within it:
- the egtD gene encoding L-histidine N(alpha)-methyltransferase; this encodes MSTFSQSANYYRDSLKARLKIDYLLDAQAIDKDDKQDVINGLNKASKFIPARYFYDKKGSQLFEAICQLLEYYPTRTEASILEQYATEIVAQTQANEIVELGSGSSTKTRYLLDVYQDFNTPLYYVPVDVSGSILQESADSLLADYPHLKIQGKVATYSQALQQLSTSFSDRRIIIFLGSSIGNFNSLECARFISQVTSALNPGDYFLLGIDLQKPVEILTAAYNDSQGVTAAFNLNMLQHLNNRFKGNFNLDLFKHQAIYNQTEHQIEMYLISQENQSVTLESLDLTIELKQGERILTEISRKFNLEKMGSYLGNLNLNLIHAYTDPQQWFGLLLCKA